One stretch of Amycolatopsis sp. NBC_00345 DNA includes these proteins:
- a CDS encoding Gfo/Idh/MocA family protein, whose amino-acid sequence MPELRIGVVGVGQRAGVATLANRPGTARVVSCADPDPRGRADARNRFGADVAIHEHYEAMLEDSLDAVFVLTPDHVHTQPVLAFLAAGVAVFVEKPLAIEIEDCDAILAAAAKTGTRLFVGHNLRHLPVLRRMRALIEEGVIGAVKSVWCRHFVGHGGDYYFKDWHAERASTTGLLLQKGAHDLDVMHWLAGGFSRRVTAMGGLTVYGSNPRRPVAGDATAGQRMTDWFDPGVWPPSALGGLNPVIDVEDLSLMLSEMDNGVFASYQQCHYTPDYWRNYTVIGDAGRMENFGDGISGDDAVIKVWNSGRSGYRAEGDLTIPVPPEPGGLHGGADAALVTEFLRFVAEGGSIETSPVAAREAVAAGVAATTSLRSGGSAVEVPPPDPAIVRYFGGHG is encoded by the coding sequence GTGCCGGAACTGAGGATCGGCGTCGTCGGCGTCGGGCAACGCGCGGGCGTGGCCACTTTGGCGAACCGTCCGGGAACGGCCAGGGTGGTGTCGTGCGCGGACCCGGACCCGCGTGGCCGGGCCGACGCCAGGAACCGCTTCGGCGCCGACGTCGCGATTCACGAGCACTACGAGGCGATGCTCGAAGACTCGCTGGACGCGGTGTTCGTGCTGACTCCCGACCACGTGCACACCCAGCCCGTGCTGGCGTTCCTGGCCGCCGGAGTCGCCGTGTTCGTGGAGAAGCCGCTCGCGATCGAAATCGAGGACTGCGACGCGATACTGGCGGCCGCGGCGAAGACCGGGACGCGGCTGTTCGTCGGCCACAACCTGCGGCATCTGCCGGTGCTGCGCCGGATGCGCGCCCTGATCGAAGAGGGCGTGATCGGTGCGGTCAAGTCCGTGTGGTGCCGGCATTTCGTCGGGCACGGCGGGGACTACTACTTCAAGGACTGGCACGCGGAACGGGCCAGCACCACCGGCCTGCTGCTGCAGAAGGGCGCGCACGACCTCGACGTGATGCATTGGCTGGCCGGCGGTTTCTCCCGCCGCGTCACGGCGATGGGCGGGCTGACGGTGTACGGCTCGAACCCGCGTCGTCCGGTTGCGGGGGACGCTACGGCCGGGCAGCGGATGACGGACTGGTTCGACCCGGGTGTCTGGCCGCCGTCCGCGCTGGGTGGGCTGAATCCCGTGATCGACGTGGAAGACCTCAGCCTGATGCTGTCCGAAATGGACAACGGGGTGTTCGCCAGCTACCAGCAGTGCCACTACACGCCGGACTACTGGCGCAACTACACCGTGATCGGCGACGCGGGCCGGATGGAGAACTTCGGCGACGGAATCTCCGGCGACGACGCGGTGATCAAGGTGTGGAACAGCGGAAGGTCGGGCTACCGGGCTGAAGGCGACTTGACCATCCCGGTCCCGCCCGAGCCGGGCGGCCTCCACGGCGGCGCGGACGCGGCGTTGGTCACGGAGTTCCTGCGGTTCGTCGCCGAGGGCGGCTCGATCGAGACGTCGCCGGTCGCGGCCCGGGAGGCTGTCGCAGCCGGAGTCGCCGCCACGACGTCGCTGCGGTCGGGCGGCAGTGCGGTCGAGGTGCCGCCACCGGATCCGGCGATCGTCCGGTATTTCGGTGGCCACGGCTGA
- a CDS encoding SDR family NAD(P)-dependent oxidoreductase: MADSPFAGKVVVVTGAGSGIGAATAHRFGRDGATVIAVGRNEDKLRRTVAEAPAGSAIVARAADVADESSITALVEEVAREYGRLDVLVNNAGIATLGTVENTGTADWRQVMAVDVDGVFFASKAALPRLRAVGGCIVNVGSVSGLGGDWGLAAYNTAKGALANLTNAMALDHGREGVRVNAVHPCLTVTDLTASFLAEPVLAAFRERNPLGRPAEPAEVADVIAFLAGHDARFVNGVHIPVDGGLSASNGNPRLF, encoded by the coding sequence ATGGCCGACAGTCCTTTCGCCGGCAAAGTAGTCGTCGTCACCGGCGCCGGGTCCGGTATCGGTGCCGCCACCGCGCACCGATTCGGGCGCGACGGCGCCACCGTGATCGCCGTCGGACGCAACGAAGACAAGCTGCGCAGGACGGTGGCCGAGGCACCCGCCGGTTCGGCGATCGTCGCGCGAGCGGCGGACGTCGCCGACGAGTCGTCGATCACCGCGCTGGTCGAGGAAGTGGCCAGGGAATACGGCCGCCTCGACGTCCTGGTCAACAACGCGGGCATCGCGACGCTCGGCACGGTCGAGAACACCGGCACGGCTGACTGGCGCCAGGTGATGGCCGTTGATGTCGACGGCGTCTTCTTCGCGTCGAAGGCCGCGCTGCCCCGGCTACGCGCCGTCGGCGGCTGCATCGTCAACGTCGGTTCGGTCTCGGGCCTCGGCGGGGACTGGGGTTTGGCCGCCTACAACACGGCCAAGGGAGCGCTGGCCAACCTGACCAATGCCATGGCGCTCGACCACGGCCGTGAGGGGGTGCGTGTCAACGCCGTCCACCCGTGCCTGACCGTGACCGACCTGACGGCGTCATTCCTGGCGGAGCCCGTCCTCGCCGCGTTCCGCGAGCGGAACCCCTTGGGGCGCCCGGCCGAACCCGCCGAGGTCGCCGACGTGATCGCTTTCCTCGCCGGCCACGACGCCCGTTTCGTCAACGGCGTGCACATCCCGGTCGACGGCGGCCTCTCCGCCTCCAACGGCAATCCGCGTTTGTTCTAG
- a CDS encoding NYN domain-containing protein, whose product MSENLAKLAVLIDADNAQPAIADGLLAEVAKYGTAYVKRAYGDWTGTSLRGWKDQLLSQSIQPVQQFAYTSGKNATDAAMIIDAMDLLYSERFDGFCIVSSDSDFTRLATRLRESGVTVYGFGERKTPKPFVVACDKFIYTENLTYTTSPTAPADTTLAPPPRATATQLKQDAALINQLRNAIEAASDDDGWATLAAIGHIITKQRPDFDARNYGYAKLSDLITATTLFDLDRRSPGDGKPTVIYALDKRHRTEKKPKAGPPEPAHGD is encoded by the coding sequence ATGAGCGAAAACCTGGCGAAGCTGGCAGTGCTGATCGACGCGGACAACGCCCAGCCGGCCATCGCCGACGGGCTACTGGCCGAGGTCGCCAAGTACGGCACCGCCTACGTCAAACGCGCCTACGGCGACTGGACCGGCACCAGCCTGCGAGGGTGGAAGGACCAGCTGCTCTCGCAGTCGATCCAGCCCGTCCAGCAGTTCGCCTACACCAGCGGGAAAAACGCCACCGACGCGGCGATGATCATCGACGCCATGGACCTGCTCTACTCCGAACGGTTCGACGGCTTCTGCATCGTCTCCAGCGACAGCGACTTCACCAGGCTCGCCACCCGGCTACGCGAATCCGGCGTCACCGTCTACGGCTTCGGCGAACGCAAGACGCCCAAACCGTTCGTCGTGGCCTGCGACAAGTTCATCTACACCGAAAACCTCACCTACACCACCAGCCCCACCGCCCCGGCCGACACCACACTCGCACCACCCCCACGAGCCACCGCCACCCAGCTCAAGCAGGACGCCGCCCTGATCAACCAGCTGCGCAACGCGATCGAAGCCGCCTCCGACGACGACGGCTGGGCCACCCTCGCCGCCATCGGGCACATCATCACCAAACAACGCCCCGACTTCGACGCCCGCAACTACGGCTACGCCAAACTCAGCGACCTCATCACCGCGACCACCCTGTTCGACCTCGACCGCCGCAGTCCCGGAGACGGCAAACCCACCGTCATCTACGCACTCGACAAGAGGCACCGCACGGAGAAGAAACCCAAGGCCGGCCCACCGGAACCGGCGCACGGCGATTGA
- a CDS encoding S66 peptidase family protein, which yields MTRAPLPQLLRPRALAPGDLVVIASLSGPLQPVYEPDLEQAAVVLGRMGFRVRRAPLLEAGRHHWWSAAPPAEIAEEFNALLRDPEVRAIIAHDGGMTVLGYLGLIDVEAITADPKPILGYSDISLLHLVLYARTGLVGFHADLATPGLGKAWQTVTAARREELEQLYSTLLTGAEPIGALPAGPSWECWRAGRAEGRLIGGVLNRVVLAQATRYALPLEWFNGAVLFWEEMGGHASHVWSYLQVLRHSGILDRISGMVVGVPREIGGLEGPGASPTLPELVLDVLGDRDIPVLGNVEFGHAGPNLPMPVGIRVGLDAQQRTLSLLEPAVSDADQ from the coding sequence GTGACCCGTGCTCCACTGCCTCAACTGCTCCGGCCTCGTGCTCTGGCACCCGGAGATCTCGTTGTCATCGCGTCGCTGTCCGGGCCGCTCCAACCGGTTTACGAGCCTGACCTGGAGCAGGCGGCAGTCGTGCTCGGGCGGATGGGATTCCGCGTGCGCCGGGCGCCGCTGCTGGAAGCCGGGCGGCACCATTGGTGGAGCGCGGCGCCGCCGGCGGAGATCGCCGAGGAGTTCAACGCGCTTCTGCGTGATCCTGAGGTACGCGCGATCATCGCGCATGACGGCGGCATGACGGTGCTCGGTTACCTCGGCCTGATCGACGTCGAGGCGATCACCGCCGACCCCAAGCCGATCCTCGGCTACAGCGACATCTCGTTGCTGCACCTGGTGCTCTACGCGCGCACGGGCCTGGTCGGGTTCCATGCCGACCTGGCCACGCCCGGGCTCGGCAAGGCGTGGCAGACCGTCACCGCGGCGCGCCGGGAGGAGCTTGAGCAGCTCTACTCGACGCTGCTGACCGGTGCGGAGCCGATCGGTGCGCTGCCGGCCGGCCCGTCGTGGGAGTGCTGGCGGGCCGGCCGGGCCGAAGGCCGGCTGATCGGCGGAGTGCTCAACCGCGTTGTGCTGGCGCAGGCGACGCGTTACGCGCTGCCGCTCGAATGGTTCAACGGCGCGGTGCTGTTCTGGGAGGAGATGGGCGGCCACGCCTCGCACGTGTGGAGCTATCTGCAGGTACTGCGGCACAGCGGCATTCTCGATCGGATCTCCGGCATGGTCGTGGGCGTTCCGCGCGAGATCGGCGGACTCGAAGGCCCCGGCGCGTCCCCGACGCTCCCCGAGCTGGTCCTCGACGTCCTCGGCGACCGTGACATCCCCGTCCTGGGCAACGTCGAGTTCGGGCACGCCGGCCCGAATCTGCCGATGCCGGTCGGCATCCGCGTCGGCCTGGATGCGCAGCAGCGGACGTTGTCGCTGCTCGAACCGGCGGTGAGCGACGCGGATCAGTGA
- a CDS encoding helix-turn-helix transcriptional regulator yields MRATRLVSLLLLLQSRNRMTAQELAEALEVSVRTIYRDVDSLNAAGVPVYGEPGHDGGYRLVDGYRTRLTGLTAAEAESLFLTGLPTAAAQLGLAAAVTTAQLKLKAALPAELRDRAGRVADRFHLDTPSWYHDAEQTPHLAVIADATWNQHAVRIRYLRWTEPHEITRTVQPYGLVLKAGNWYLVAHGQGQFRTYRISRIRDADVLPQPFDRVEGFDLASHWSSYLDHFDQRRHRGTAILRLSRDGLDRLPDLLEPVAARAARQTATGPDAAGWTEVEIPIESAEAAVPELLKLGADAEVIAPEDLREEIVRTLRAMNGIYGVRTNDAH; encoded by the coding sequence ATGCGCGCGACCCGTCTGGTGTCCCTGCTCTTGCTGCTGCAGTCCCGCAACCGGATGACCGCCCAGGAGCTGGCGGAGGCACTGGAGGTGTCGGTCCGGACGATCTACCGGGATGTCGACTCGCTCAACGCCGCGGGCGTGCCGGTGTACGGAGAGCCCGGCCACGATGGCGGGTACCGGCTGGTCGACGGCTACCGGACCCGGCTCACCGGCCTCACCGCGGCCGAAGCCGAGTCGCTGTTCCTGACCGGGCTGCCCACGGCCGCCGCCCAGCTGGGCCTGGCCGCGGCGGTGACCACCGCACAGCTCAAACTCAAGGCCGCGCTGCCCGCCGAGCTTCGCGACCGCGCCGGCCGCGTCGCCGACCGGTTCCACCTCGACACCCCGTCCTGGTACCACGACGCCGAGCAGACCCCCCATCTCGCCGTGATCGCGGACGCCACCTGGAACCAGCACGCCGTGCGGATCCGCTACCTGCGCTGGACGGAACCCCACGAGATCACCCGGACCGTCCAGCCGTACGGCCTGGTCCTCAAGGCCGGTAACTGGTACCTCGTGGCTCACGGCCAGGGTCAGTTCCGCACCTACCGGATCTCCCGCATCCGCGACGCGGACGTTCTCCCCCAGCCGTTCGACCGCGTCGAAGGCTTCGACCTGGCCAGTCACTGGAGCAGCTACCTCGACCACTTCGACCAGCGCCGCCACCGGGGCACCGCGATCCTCCGGCTCTCCCGTGACGGCCTCGACCGGCTCCCCGACCTGCTGGAACCGGTCGCGGCCCGCGCGGCCCGGCAGACGGCGACCGGACCGGACGCGGCCGGCTGGACCGAAGTCGAGATCCCCATCGAGTCAGCCGAAGCAGCCGTTCCCGAACTCCTCAAGCTCGGCGCCGACGCCGAGGTTATCGCGCCGGAAGACCTCCGAGAGGAGATCGTCCGGACCCTGCGAGCGATGAACGGCATCTACGGCGTACGCACGAACGACGCTCACTGA
- a CDS encoding nuclear transport factor 2 family protein — protein sequence MTFTADVDTLTSRYAAVWNEPDDALRRKAIEELWAEDGTEFTDTDEYQGHDAIQARVTGAYEQFVAAGGFVFVQAGDAVAHHNAVTFSTHMVPAAGGVPVWSGVMFLLLDPEGRIQRDYQFTGKEAGTRAAVAEFLSRLAESDPDRIAELFADTVDWQLDWPSAGHPAVPWIRERSTRADVADHFRLLNAFHVNEKRGGMAPRILVDGPDAVVLGDIRQTVKATGRAYSARCALHLTVEGGVITRYHVYEDSLTVAQALSGDDAAH from the coding sequence ATGACCTTCACCGCCGATGTCGATACCTTGACCAGTCGCTACGCAGCAGTGTGGAACGAGCCGGACGATGCGCTGCGGCGCAAGGCAATCGAGGAACTGTGGGCCGAGGATGGCACGGAATTCACCGACACCGACGAGTACCAGGGGCACGACGCCATCCAGGCCCGGGTCACCGGCGCGTACGAGCAGTTCGTCGCAGCGGGCGGGTTCGTCTTCGTCCAGGCGGGGGACGCCGTCGCCCACCACAACGCGGTCACGTTCTCCACCCACATGGTTCCCGCGGCCGGCGGCGTCCCCGTGTGGAGCGGGGTCATGTTCCTCCTGCTCGATCCGGAGGGACGAATCCAGCGCGACTACCAGTTCACCGGGAAGGAAGCGGGCACCCGGGCCGCCGTGGCCGAGTTCCTCAGCCGCTTGGCCGAAAGCGATCCGGACCGGATCGCCGAACTGTTCGCGGACACCGTCGACTGGCAGCTCGACTGGCCCAGCGCGGGGCATCCGGCTGTGCCCTGGATCCGGGAGCGGTCGACTCGCGCCGACGTCGCCGACCACTTCCGTTTGCTGAATGCCTTCCACGTCAACGAGAAGCGGGGCGGGATGGCGCCACGGATCCTGGTCGACGGCCCGGACGCGGTGGTGCTCGGGGACATCCGCCAGACCGTGAAGGCCACTGGCCGGGCGTACAGCGCCCGTTGTGCACTGCACCTCACCGTCGAAGGCGGTGTCATCACCCGTTACCACGTCTACGAGGACAGCCTCACCGTCGCGCAAGCACTCAGCGGCGACGACGCCGCTCACTGA
- a CDS encoding amidase, which translates to MSVLHDLSATEQAELIKAKEISPLELMRHYLERIDRHDRRLGAFITLTPEAALEAAERATAQVREAADPRELPPLFGVPTAIKDLYPTAGVRTTLGSAALGDYVPEADGHAVGLLKAAGLISVGKTNVPEFGVVCYTANDLAPDARTPWDETRSSSGSSGGAAAAVAAGLLPIAYGSDGAGSIRTPAATCGLIGLKSSRGAAPHCENLTARRRSRFRRDDRQPVRPVRRFGEGEYRTDYVLEGPSPAIWTEA; encoded by the coding sequence ATGAGCGTGCTCCACGATCTCAGCGCGACCGAACAAGCGGAGCTGATCAAGGCCAAGGAAATCAGCCCGCTCGAACTCATGCGGCACTACCTGGAGCGGATCGACCGGCACGATCGCCGGCTGGGGGCGTTCATCACGCTCACCCCCGAGGCGGCGCTGGAGGCGGCCGAGCGCGCGACCGCTCAGGTGCGGGAGGCGGCGGACCCCCGGGAACTCCCGCCCTTGTTCGGGGTTCCAACGGCCATCAAGGACCTCTATCCCACGGCGGGCGTCCGCACGACTCTGGGCTCGGCCGCGCTCGGCGACTACGTGCCGGAAGCCGACGGCCATGCGGTCGGGTTGCTCAAGGCCGCCGGGCTGATCTCGGTGGGCAAGACCAACGTGCCCGAGTTCGGCGTTGTCTGTTACACCGCCAACGATCTGGCGCCCGACGCGAGAACGCCGTGGGACGAGACTCGCTCGTCGTCGGGCTCGAGTGGTGGAGCCGCGGCGGCCGTCGCCGCCGGCCTGCTTCCCATCGCCTACGGCAGCGACGGCGCCGGGTCCATCCGGACACCCGCCGCCACGTGCGGTCTCATCGGGCTCAAGTCCAGCCGCGGAGCGGCTCCGCATTGCGAGAACCTCACGGCCAGGCGGCGGTCCCGTTTTCGACGTGATGATCGACAGCCTGTTCGCCCTGTTCGGCGCTTCGGTGAAGGTGAGTACCGAACAGACTACGTCCTGGAAGGACCGTCACCCGCGATCTGGACGGAAGCCTGA
- a CDS encoding alpha/beta hydrolase — protein MPWPHDVHIALPPSYGQGDRSYPVLWVTDASLDFSLVVGLMNVLGMVQEIPELILVGVGAPDDIDLVEFNERRAHDFYPRPKWVNAGPGGAQMAAVLPEEMAKAGGGAAALLSFLVEELRPQLAAEFRFDDDHGIAGFSAGGHFVGYALLSRPEAFGRYLAGSPALSGCEDLLFTLEADYAAAHDDLAARVFFGAGEAELADPYVAAADVVGSMTRMAQLLRLRDYPSLELTTRLYPGQTHGSAASYALSEGLRTLYPVN, from the coding sequence GTGCCCTGGCCGCACGACGTGCACATCGCGCTGCCCCCGTCCTACGGCCAGGGCGACCGCAGCTACCCCGTCCTCTGGGTGACGGACGCTTCCCTCGACTTCTCGCTTGTCGTCGGGCTGATGAACGTGCTCGGAATGGTGCAGGAGATCCCCGAGCTCATCCTGGTCGGAGTCGGCGCGCCCGACGACATCGACCTCGTCGAGTTCAACGAACGTCGAGCGCACGATTTCTACCCGCGGCCGAAATGGGTCAACGCGGGGCCGGGCGGCGCGCAGATGGCGGCCGTCCTGCCCGAGGAGATGGCGAAGGCCGGCGGTGGCGCCGCCGCTCTTCTTTCGTTCCTGGTCGAGGAGTTGCGCCCGCAGCTGGCGGCCGAGTTCCGGTTCGACGACGATCACGGCATCGCCGGATTCTCCGCCGGCGGTCACTTCGTCGGCTACGCCCTGCTCTCCCGCCCGGAGGCGTTCGGCCGTTATCTGGCCGGCAGCCCGGCCCTCAGCGGATGCGAGGACCTGCTGTTCACCCTGGAGGCCGACTACGCCGCGGCCCACGACGACCTGGCGGCAAGGGTGTTCTTCGGCGCGGGCGAGGCGGAGCTCGCCGATCCCTACGTGGCCGCCGCCGACGTCGTCGGGTCGATGACCCGCATGGCGCAGCTGCTGCGGCTGCGCGACTACCCCTCGCTGGAACTCACCACCCGCCTGTACCCGGGACAGACCCACGGGTCGGCGGCGTCGTACGCGTTGAGCGAAGGACTGCGCACGCTGTACCCCGTGAACTGA
- a CDS encoding maleylpyruvate isomerase family mycothiol-dependent enzyme produces the protein MDETLEFPDLLRLIDERSAAFRAAVAAAPDLDLQVPTCPEWTLFDLAQHLSDGRRAWAATIAAGPAATAKAALQNDPVPREREALSANLAASTQQLLDALREAGPDRGCWTWWGASQSPPTCGAVARHQLQQIAVHTYDAQLTAGAPRPLPDEVALDGLEEFLFTCCATTSAWPHKPTAFDFHTTEGRSWRFTVDGDGARSTRLPTPAIAAGEGPEPAGVSVHGTASELVLFMYDRIPADAVRIDGDAGLFDLLRDWEPEE, from the coding sequence GTGGACGAAACTCTGGAGTTCCCCGATCTGCTGCGGCTGATCGACGAACGGTCGGCCGCCTTCCGGGCCGCCGTCGCCGCCGCACCCGACCTCGACCTCCAGGTGCCGACCTGCCCGGAGTGGACGCTGTTCGACCTGGCGCAGCACCTGAGCGACGGACGCCGCGCCTGGGCCGCCACCATCGCCGCCGGGCCCGCCGCCACGGCCAAGGCCGCACTGCAGAACGATCCGGTGCCTCGGGAGCGTGAGGCCCTGTCAGCCAACTTGGCCGCATCGACGCAGCAGCTGCTGGACGCACTGCGGGAAGCCGGCCCGGATCGCGGTTGCTGGACGTGGTGGGGAGCCTCGCAGTCGCCGCCCACCTGCGGGGCCGTCGCCCGGCACCAGCTCCAGCAGATCGCGGTGCACACCTACGACGCCCAGCTCACCGCGGGCGCCCCACGGCCGCTGCCGGACGAGGTGGCGCTCGACGGTCTCGAGGAGTTCCTGTTCACCTGCTGCGCGACGACGAGCGCCTGGCCGCACAAGCCCACCGCGTTCGACTTCCACACCACCGAGGGCCGCTCCTGGCGCTTCACCGTCGACGGCGACGGCGCCCGCTCCACCCGCCTCCCCACGCCCGCCATCGCTGCCGGTGAGGGCCCGGAACCGGCCGGCGTCTCCGTCCACGGCACGGCCAGTGAGCTGGTCCTCTTCATGTACGACCGGATCCCGGCGGACGCCGTGCGGATCGACGGCGACGCGGGCCTGTTCGACCTGCTCCGCGACTGGGAGCCCGAGGAGTAG